CACGGACCAGCCGGAGCGGTTCCTCGCCGCCGAGATTGTGCGCGAGAAGGCCATCCTCGCCACCGAGCAGGAACTGCCTTACGCGGTCACCGTGATGTTGGACAAGTACGAAGAACTACCGAAGCTCACGCGCATCTACGCCACTCTCTACTGCGAGCGCGACGGCCAGAAGAAGATCC
This genomic interval from Terriglobales bacterium contains the following:
- a CDS encoding KH domain-containing protein, giving the protein TDQPERFLAAEIVREKAILATEQELPYAVTVMLDKYEELPKLTRIYATLYCERDGQKKILIGKGGAMLKKIGTNARYELERILGTKVYLELFVKVQPGWRESKRFLEEQDWRLG